In a genomic window of Streptomyces sp. SJL17-4:
- a CDS encoding PRC-barrel domain-containing protein, which produces MIQTADIREWRNQAVVDPGGHKIGELESVYVDTSTDEPAMATVRVGLPTRHRLVFVPLEGATVGPGYVRVAHDRKLVKQSPSIGPDDVLPFEDEEAVFRHYGLTYEPGTNDERQLARR; this is translated from the coding sequence ATGATCCAGACGGCGGACATCCGCGAGTGGCGCAACCAGGCCGTGGTGGACCCCGGCGGCCACAAGATAGGCGAACTGGAATCCGTCTACGTCGACACCAGCACCGACGAACCGGCCATGGCCACGGTCCGCGTCGGCCTGCCCACCCGGCACCGCCTGGTGTTCGTCCCCCTGGAAGGGGCGACGGTGGGGCCGGGGTACGTGCGGGTCGCCCACGACAGGAAACTGGTGAAACAGAGCCCCTCCATCGGCCCGGACGACGTCCTGCCCTTCGAGGACGAGGAAGCCGTCTTCCGCCACTACGGCCTCACCTACGAACCCGGTACGAACGACGAACGGCAACTCGCCAGACGCTGA
- a CDS encoding alpha/beta fold hydrolase, with protein sequence MTRQVIPHDVMGTGSERALLLHNWFGDRSSFDPMRDHLNGDAFSYAFLDCRGYGEAIDADGAFTMDEVAGDALAVADHLGWESFSVIGHSMGAKAAQLMLLETPQRIRSIIGISPVPASGFPLEGEMWELFAGAAKNPGNRRAIIDNTTGGLRDDAWLDGMVSRSVGCSSATAFRTYLDSWARVDFHERVKDNPVPVLLLAGANDPALGPEAMRATWIQWYPNAQLEVLPDTGHYAPEESPEAAAAAIERYLGR encoded by the coding sequence GTGACACGACAGGTCATTCCGCACGACGTCATGGGCACCGGCTCCGAGCGAGCCCTCCTGCTCCACAACTGGTTCGGCGACAGGTCGAGCTTCGACCCGATGCGTGACCACTTGAACGGGGACGCGTTCAGCTACGCCTTCCTGGACTGCCGCGGCTACGGCGAGGCGATCGACGCCGACGGCGCGTTCACGATGGACGAGGTCGCCGGGGATGCCTTGGCCGTGGCCGACCATCTGGGCTGGGAGTCCTTCTCGGTCATCGGCCACTCCATGGGCGCCAAGGCGGCCCAACTGATGCTGCTGGAGACCCCGCAGCGCATCCGCTCGATCATCGGCATCTCGCCGGTACCTGCGTCCGGCTTCCCGCTCGAAGGGGAGATGTGGGAGCTGTTCGCCGGGGCCGCGAAGAATCCCGGCAACCGCAGGGCGATCATCGACAACACCACCGGCGGGCTGCGCGATGACGCCTGGCTGGACGGGATGGTGAGCCGCTCGGTGGGATGTTCCTCGGCGACGGCCTTTCGCACGTACCTGGACTCCTGGGCGCGTGTCGACTTCCACGAGCGGGTGAAGGACAACCCGGTCCCCGTCCTCCTCCTCGCCGGCGCGAACGACCCCGCGCTGGGGCCCGAGGCCATGCGAGCGACCTGGATCCAGTGGTATCCGAATGCTCAGCTGGAGGTGCTCCCGGACACGGGACACTACGCACCGGAGGAGTCCCCCGAGGCCGCCGCCGCGGCCATCGAGCGATACCTCGGCCGCTGA
- the dcd gene encoding dCTP deaminase: MLLSDKDIRAEIDAGRVRIDPYDESMVQPSSIDVRLDRFFRVFENHRYPHIDPAVEQLDLTREVEPEGDEAFILHPGEFVLASTYEVITLPDDIASRLEGKSSLGRLGLVTHSTAGFIDPGFSGHVTLELSNLATLPIKLWPGMKIGQLCMFRLSSPAEFPYGSERYGSRYQGQRGPTASRSFMNFHRTQV, encoded by the coding sequence GTGCTTCTCTCAGACAAGGACATCCGGGCCGAGATCGATGCCGGACGGGTGCGCATCGACCCGTACGACGAATCCATGGTGCAGCCCTCGAGCATCGACGTGAGGCTTGACCGCTTCTTCCGGGTGTTCGAGAACCACCGCTACCCCCACATCGACCCCGCCGTCGAGCAGCTCGACCTGACCCGTGAGGTCGAGCCCGAGGGTGACGAGGCGTTCATCCTCCACCCCGGCGAGTTCGTGCTCGCCTCGACCTACGAGGTCATCACCCTGCCGGACGACATCGCGTCGCGGCTGGAGGGGAAGAGCTCTCTCGGGCGGCTGGGGCTCGTGACGCACTCGACCGCCGGGTTCATCGACCCGGGTTTCTCCGGGCACGTGACCCTGGAGCTGTCGAACCTCGCCACCCTGCCGATCAAGCTCTGGCCTGGCATGAAGATCGGCCAGCTGTGCATGTTCCGGCTGAGCTCGCCCGCCGAGTTCCCGTACGGGAGCGAGCGGTACGGCTCCCGGTACCAGGGCCAGCGGGGGCCGACGGCCTCCCGCTCGTTCATGAACTTCCATCGGACCCAGGTGTGA
- a CDS encoding phosphoribosyltransferase encodes MSEVRENLTYEGFGRAVRELAQTIADDGYEPDIVLSIARGGVFVAGGLAYALDCKNIHLVNVEFYTGVGTTLEMPVMLAPVPDAIDFSDKKVLITDDVADTGKTLKLVHDFCVDHVAEVRSAVIYEKSHSLVKCEYVWKKTDEWINFPWSVEPPVVKREGQVLDA; translated from the coding sequence ATGAGTGAAGTACGCGAGAACCTGACGTACGAGGGTTTCGGGCGCGCCGTCCGTGAGCTGGCGCAGACCATCGCCGACGACGGCTACGAGCCCGACATCGTGCTCTCCATCGCCCGGGGAGGGGTGTTCGTCGCCGGCGGGCTCGCCTACGCCCTCGACTGCAAGAACATCCATCTCGTGAACGTCGAGTTCTACACCGGGGTGGGGACCACCCTGGAGATGCCGGTCATGCTCGCGCCCGTGCCCGACGCGATCGACTTCAGCGACAAGAAGGTGCTCATCACCGACGACGTCGCCGACACCGGCAAGACCCTCAAGCTCGTCCACGACTTCTGCGTCGACCACGTCGCCGAGGTCCGCTCCGCCGTCATCTACGAGAAGTCCCACTCCCTCGTGAAGTGCGAGTACGTGTGGAAGAAGACCGACGAGTGGATCAACTTCCCCTGGTCGGTCGAGCCGCCCGTCGTCAAGCGCGAGGGCCAGGTCCTCGACGCCTGA
- a CDS encoding Yip1 family protein, translated as MAGFRNGRGRDNRPPHNQPQQAPYGYNAAPPPYPQQQWQQQPPQGQQGQQGYPGQQGQQGQQGQPYGEPEYFGEPYGQPQHPHAATANNPGHTQMFSVDDPYGDASTHRPGAAPVPTGPRLPWKALLSGIVLRPADTFLRMRDHAVWGPALIVTFLYGLLALFGFDTARDEVINATLSTAIPSVLMTGVAFVVGGLILGAVTHTLARQLGGDGAWQPTVGLSMLIMSITDAPRLVFAMFLGGENGLVQVIGWLTWLAAGALFTMMVSRSHDLPWPKALGASAIQLVALLSLIKLGML; from the coding sequence GTGGCTGGATTCAGGAACGGACGCGGCCGGGACAACCGCCCCCCGCACAATCAACCGCAGCAGGCGCCGTACGGGTACAACGCGGCCCCGCCGCCGTACCCGCAGCAGCAGTGGCAACAGCAGCCACCGCAGGGGCAGCAGGGGCAGCAGGGATACCCGGGGCAGCAGGGACAGCAGGGACAGCAGGGACAGCCCTACGGGGAGCCGGAGTACTTCGGCGAGCCGTACGGCCAGCCGCAGCACCCGCACGCGGCGACGGCGAACAACCCGGGCCACACCCAGATGTTCAGCGTCGACGACCCCTACGGCGACGCCTCGACCCACCGCCCCGGCGCCGCGCCCGTCCCGACGGGCCCCCGGCTCCCGTGGAAGGCGCTCCTGAGCGGCATCGTGCTGCGCCCGGCGGACACGTTCCTGCGCATGCGGGACCACGCCGTGTGGGGCCCGGCGCTGATCGTCACCTTCCTGTACGGGCTGCTCGCGCTGTTCGGTTTCGACACGGCGCGCGACGAGGTGATCAACGCGACCCTGTCGACGGCGATCCCGTCCGTCCTGATGACCGGCGTCGCCTTCGTCGTCGGCGGACTGATCCTGGGCGCCGTGACGCACACGCTGGCGCGCCAGCTGGGCGGCGACGGGGCGTGGCAGCCGACGGTGGGCCTGTCGATGCTGATCATGTCGATCACGGACGCGCCGCGGCTCGTCTTCGCGATGTTCCTGGGCGGCGAGAACGGCCTGGTCCAGGTGATCGGCTGGCTGACCTGGCTGGCGGCCGGAGCGCTCTTCACGATGATGGTGAGCCGCTCGCACGACCTGCCGTGGCCGAAGGCGCTGGGCGCGTCGGCGATCCAGCTGGTGGCGCTGCTGAGCCTGATCAAGCTCGGCATGCTCTGA